TACCTTGGCTCTCCAGCAGTGAGTACGGAGTCTAGATGAATATGTGATTCGATAAAAGGCGGTAACAGTAAATCGCCTTGCCCTTCGATCTCTTCCACTGCATGCTCGCGAATCGAAGCAGCTATATTTGCAATTATCCCGTCTTGCACACCTACATCCACAGCATCATCTCTTCCAAGCATACGTACATTGCGAATGATTAAGTCGTACACTGCTATTCACCCCAATGTGCGCGAATAAACCCATCGCGCCCAGATCCTATGCGATAGCGTTGATAATGCGCTGTTTTTTTCTGATAATAATCCTGATGATACTCTTCTGCAGGATAAAAAGTGGTGGCAGGAACAATCCTTGTCACTATCGGTTTTGTAAAACGACCACTTTGCTGCAACTCTTCTTTTGATCTTTCTGCCTCTTCACGCTGTGCTGCGTCGTGATAAAAAATAGCTGTCTGATACGATGATCCGCGATCATAAAATTGACCACCTTCATCCGTTGGATCAATTTGCTTCCAAAATAGATTCAATAGCGTTCGATACGAAATCACCTTGGGATCAAAAGTAATTTCTACTGCTTCCACATGCCCCGTCGTATCCGAACACACCTCTTCATATGTAGGGTTTTCCTTGTGGCCACCTGTATATCCTGATACAACTCGAATAACGCCATCCCACTGATCAAAAGGCTTCACCATGCACCAAAAGCATCCACCTGCAAATGTTGCTTGTTGAAATTCTTGTGATTCTGTTCTTTCAGTCACTTCACTCACTCCTTTTTTATCCACCTTCAACTATACGATATCTTGTGTGTGAAGGAAACCATGATCATGGATGAGCCACATAGTACACCACACGTGTACTATGAAAACAGCAGGGTTCCTGTTGACATAGGAACCCTGCTGTTGATTGCACATTCTTCCTTCATTCTG
The genomic region above belongs to Sulfoacidibacillus ferrooxidans and contains:
- the msrA gene encoding peptide-methionine (S)-S-oxide reductase MsrA; the protein is MTERTESQEFQQATFAGGCFWCMVKPFDQWDGVIRVVSGYTGGHKENPTYEEVCSDTTGHVEAVEITFDPKVISYRTLLNLFWKQIDPTDEGGQFYDRGSSYQTAIFYHDAAQREEAERSKEELQQSGRFTKPIVTRIVPATTFYPAEEYHQDYYQKKTAHYQRYRIGSGRDGFIRAHWGE